One Erythrobacter sp. SDW2 genomic region harbors:
- a CDS encoding PepSY domain-containing protein yields the protein MKQVLIAIAVASTGLAVPAAAQAQDNPQGAARKEMRAGNVLSLREIERRVLPTMGDAEYLGPAYDSAAMAYRLKFIKNGRVMFVDVDARTGRVLRRTG from the coding sequence ATGAAGCAGGTCCTTATCGCAATTGCCGTGGCAAGTACCGGCCTTGCCGTTCCTGCCGCAGCGCAGGCGCAAGACAATCCGCAAGGTGCGGCGCGCAAGGAGATGCGCGCCGGCAATGTGTTGTCGCTGCGCGAGATCGAGCGGCGCGTGCTGCCGACCATGGGCGATGCCGAATATCTCGGCCCTGCCTATGACTCGGCGGCGATGGCCTATCGTCTCAAGTTCATCAAGAACGGGCGGGTGATGTTCGTCGATGTCGATGCCCGCACCGGCAGGGTCCTGCGCCGAACGGGCTAG
- a CDS encoding DUF6456 domain-containing protein, with amino-acid sequence MQRQLVERELTEEGPLRGSGAKGRRRTVTVNLAESPIAWLHARGHLDDRLFDAGERLRADYERAQLAPSVTMRWDPVRIKGGADAGLNPTERQIAAKDRFHGAIAEAGRGLSEILWRVVCAGESLPDAEKGLQWPARSGKLVLRIALDRVAEFYRIG; translated from the coding sequence ATGCAGCGCCAACTCGTCGAACGCGAACTGACCGAAGAAGGTCCGCTGCGGGGTAGCGGCGCCAAAGGCAGGCGGCGCACGGTTACGGTCAACCTCGCCGAGAGCCCTATCGCATGGCTGCATGCTCGCGGCCATCTGGATGACCGGCTATTTGACGCAGGCGAGCGACTGCGCGCCGACTACGAGCGGGCCCAACTGGCTCCCAGCGTGACGATGCGGTGGGACCCGGTTCGGATCAAGGGCGGGGCGGATGCCGGCCTCAATCCCACCGAACGCCAGATTGCGGCCAAGGACCGCTTCCACGGCGCCATCGCCGAGGCGGGGCGTGGCTTGTCGGAAATCCTCTGGCGCGTGGTCTGTGCGGGCGAGAGCCTGCCCGATGCGGAGAAAGGCCTGCAATGGCCCGCGCGCTCCGGCAAGCTGGTACTGCGGATCGCGCTCGACCGGGTGGCGGAATTCTACCGGATCGGATGA
- a CDS encoding helix-turn-helix domain-containing protein yields MINRIRDIRRDKGMTLADLAEACNPPTTAQTIGRLETGMRNLSLKWMDRIAAALGVDPEMLVRSEANEQAQVVATLGADGPEAIAKPRDALLPTELGGAIESGGPLLVLTVEAATGPYVPGDQLWLRQIAPEDAARAINRDVLVPRKGGRFAFGRLIDRQGKLVGLLPPGTGQKQQVVDDPAWIGVAEMLVRSL; encoded by the coding sequence ATGATCAACCGCATCCGCGATATCCGCCGCGACAAGGGCATGACCCTTGCCGACCTGGCCGAGGCCTGCAATCCGCCGACGACCGCCCAGACCATCGGCCGGCTCGAAACGGGCATGCGCAACCTCTCGCTAAAGTGGATGGACCGAATTGCTGCCGCGCTGGGGGTCGATCCGGAAATGCTGGTCCGTTCCGAAGCCAATGAGCAGGCGCAGGTTGTCGCGACCCTCGGCGCGGACGGGCCTGAAGCCATCGCCAAGCCGCGCGACGCCCTGCTCCCGACAGAGCTCGGCGGCGCCATTGAAAGCGGGGGCCCTCTGCTGGTTCTCACGGTCGAGGCCGCAACCGGCCCCTACGTGCCCGGCGACCAACTCTGGCTGCGACAGATCGCGCCAGAAGATGCGGCCCGAGCCATCAACCGCGATGTGCTGGTGCCGCGCAAGGGTGGTCGCTTCGCCTTCGGCAGGCTGATCGACCGGCAGGGCAAGCTCGTCGGCCTGCTTCCGCCCGGCACCGGTCAGAAGCAGCAGGTGGTGGATGATCCGGCCTGGATCGGCGTTGCGGAAATGCTGGTGCGCAGCTTGTGA
- a CDS encoding ATP-binding protein: MMLISAAWIFVLLLGGGIALNRTLTNLVERNFDEQLEYVQTALLSSAEIDNWGDVQLYRPLGDQRFLEPNSGVYWQISGEGRESFPSRSLWDRSLAVQGDHIDDEPHFYNSNQFADEPLRVVERTVILPGSDVRWTFTVASARGELDAQIRRIQSILFWSFVVLALGLLMLAALQSYYGLRPLRRVRLAIQRIRTTGRNRVTDPLPLEVQPLVEELNSLLEHSERQAEEARTHAGNLAHALKTPLTVLTNAATAKDPKLAELVFRETKTMQRHVEHHLARARAVGRRSTGLARAEVWPSAESVLRAVTRIYGDTRFDLDGNKDAVVGIERQDLDEILGNLIENAAKYGGGSVFVTIDTKPEAPQCVIWIEDDGMGIPEKERERIFDRGARLDTGKPGTGLGLAIVRDVAEIYGGTVELDESEDLGGLLVRLILPRYGVQ, encoded by the coding sequence ATGATGCTGATTTCGGCGGCGTGGATCTTCGTCCTGCTGCTGGGTGGCGGCATCGCGCTAAACCGGACGCTGACCAACCTCGTCGAGCGGAATTTCGACGAACAGCTGGAGTATGTGCAGACCGCGCTGCTTTCCTCGGCAGAGATCGACAACTGGGGCGACGTGCAGCTTTATCGCCCGTTGGGCGACCAGCGCTTTCTTGAACCGAACAGTGGCGTCTATTGGCAGATCAGCGGCGAAGGGAGGGAGTCGTTCCCCAGTCGGAGCCTGTGGGACCGCAGCCTGGCGGTGCAGGGCGACCATATCGACGACGAGCCGCATTTCTACAACAGCAACCAGTTCGCCGATGAACCGCTGCGGGTGGTCGAGCGGACCGTGATCCTGCCCGGCAGCGATGTCCGCTGGACTTTCACGGTTGCATCGGCGCGCGGCGAGCTCGACGCCCAGATCAGGCGCATCCAGTCGATTCTGTTCTGGAGCTTCGTAGTGCTGGCGCTGGGCCTGCTGATGCTGGCCGCGCTGCAGAGCTACTATGGCCTGCGTCCGCTGCGGCGGGTCCGGCTGGCGATCCAGCGCATCCGGACGACTGGCAGGAACCGTGTAACCGATCCCCTTCCGCTGGAAGTCCAGCCGCTGGTCGAGGAACTCAACTCCTTGCTGGAACATTCGGAGCGCCAGGCAGAAGAGGCCCGCACCCATGCCGGCAACCTTGCCCATGCGCTAAAGACACCGCTGACGGTGCTGACCAATGCCGCGACCGCCAAGGATCCCAAGCTGGCTGAACTGGTGTTCCGCGAGACCAAGACGATGCAGCGCCATGTCGAGCACCACCTGGCCCGGGCCCGGGCTGTGGGTCGTCGTTCGACCGGTCTCGCCCGGGCGGAGGTCTGGCCAAGCGCGGAATCGGTGCTGCGCGCGGTCACGCGGATATATGGCGATACCCGCTTCGACCTTGACGGCAACAAGGATGCCGTCGTGGGTATCGAACGGCAAGACCTCGACGAAATTCTCGGCAATCTGATCGAGAACGCTGCCAAATATGGCGGTGGAAGTGTGTTCGTAACGATCGATACCAAGCCGGAGGCGCCCCAATGCGTCATCTGGATCGAGGATGACGGGATGGGCATTCCCGAGAAGGAGCGCGAGCGCATCTTCGATCGCGGGGCGCGGCTCGATACGGGCAAGCCCGGAACGGGATTAGGGCTCGCCATCGTGCGCGATGTAGCGGAAATCTATGGCGGCACAGTCGAACTCGACGAAAGCGAAGACCTTGGCGGATTGCTCGTGCGCCTGATCCTGCCGCGTTATGGGGTGCAATAG
- a CDS encoding uracil-DNA glycosylase family protein encodes MTHALRPVVQFSPSASVLIIGQAPGSAVHNSGIPWDDPSGDRLREWTGLTKVEMYDPGRVALVPMGFCYPGKGKSGDLPPRPECARQWHDRVLAVLPSDRLTLLVGSYAQAHYLPNHRKLGLAERVRRFAEFLPHCFPLPHPSWRSTLFMRANPWFEEQVIPALRREVQRRLGA; translated from the coding sequence CTGACGCACGCACTGCGGCCGGTGGTACAGTTCTCGCCTTCCGCCAGCGTGCTGATCATCGGGCAGGCCCCCGGGTCGGCGGTCCACAACAGCGGCATCCCGTGGGACGATCCGAGCGGCGACCGGCTGCGCGAATGGACCGGCCTGACCAAGGTCGAGATGTACGATCCGGGCCGGGTGGCCTTGGTGCCGATGGGGTTCTGCTACCCCGGCAAGGGCAAGAGCGGCGATCTCCCGCCGCGCCCTGAATGCGCCCGCCAATGGCACGACCGGGTGCTCGCTGTGCTGCCGTCCGACCGGCTGACCCTGCTGGTCGGGAGCTATGCCCAGGCCCATTACCTGCCGAACCATCGCAAGCTGGGGCTGGCCGAGCGGGTCCGGCGCTTCGCGGAGTTCCTGCCGCACTGCTTCCCGCTTCCGCATCCCTCGTGGCGCAGCACCCTGTTCATGCGCGCGAACCCTTGGTTCGAGGAACAGGTCATCCCGGCCCTTCGCCGCGAAGTGCAGCGGCGGCTGGGTGCTTGA
- a CDS encoding chorismate mutase: MTDNSNEDPVLAGYRRSIDNIDAALIHMLAERFRITQAVGAYKATAALPPADPDREKRQVARLRKLAEEAHLDPEFSEKFLRFIIDEVIRHHERARNGS; this comes from the coding sequence GTGACCGACAATTCGAATGAAGACCCGGTACTGGCGGGCTATCGCCGCTCGATCGACAATATCGACGCGGCGCTGATCCATATGCTGGCAGAACGGTTCCGTATTACCCAGGCCGTGGGGGCCTACAAGGCGACCGCAGCCCTGCCTCCGGCCGATCCCGACCGGGAGAAGCGCCAGGTTGCACGCCTTCGCAAACTTGCCGAAGAGGCGCATCTCGATCCCGAATTCTCGGAGAAGTTCCTGCGCTTCATCATTGACGAGGTGATCCGCCACCACGAGCGGGCGCGCAACGGAAGCTAG
- a CDS encoding polyprenyl synthetase family protein, whose amino-acid sequence MSADIIPLKRRDEEPAPTLEPMLQLTASGMNSVNSVILDRMQSEIPLIPALAGHLISGGGKRLRPMLTLAGAELVGYQGTRHHKLAAAVEFIHTATLLHDDVVDGSEMRRGKAAANIIYGNPATVLVGDFLFSRAFELMTEDGSLKVLKILSNASAVIAEGEVAQLSAQRKIETSEDRYLEIIGAKTAALFAAASRIAAVVAECDDRQERALDDYGRNLGVAFQLVDDAIDYDSDAAQMGKDQGDDFREGKMTLPVILAYARGSEEERSFWKAAIMGHRSSDQDLAHAIALIGRHNAVEDTRARARHFAQRAIDAISIFPDGKARQAMAEAAMFAVARGY is encoded by the coding sequence ATGAGCGCCGATATTATCCCTTTGAAGCGGCGGGACGAAGAGCCTGCACCAACCCTCGAACCGATGCTGCAATTGACGGCATCGGGGATGAACTCGGTCAACAGCGTCATCCTCGACCGCATGCAAAGCGAAATCCCGCTGATCCCGGCACTGGCGGGTCACCTCATCTCTGGCGGCGGCAAGCGGTTGCGGCCGATGCTGACGCTCGCCGGCGCGGAGCTGGTCGGCTATCAGGGCACGCGGCATCACAAGCTCGCCGCCGCGGTCGAGTTCATTCACACCGCGACACTGTTGCATGATGATGTTGTCGACGGCTCCGAAATGCGCCGGGGCAAGGCAGCGGCCAATATCATCTATGGCAATCCGGCAACCGTGCTGGTGGGCGATTTCCTGTTCAGCCGCGCGTTCGAACTGATGACCGAGGACGGCAGCCTCAAGGTCCTGAAGATCCTCTCCAACGCCAGCGCCGTGATTGCCGAAGGCGAGGTCGCGCAGCTCAGTGCCCAGCGCAAGATCGAGACCAGCGAGGATCGCTATCTCGAAATCATCGGGGCCAAGACTGCGGCATTGTTTGCTGCCGCCAGCCGGATCGCGGCTGTGGTTGCCGAATGTGACGACCGGCAGGAGCGGGCGCTTGACGACTATGGCCGCAATCTCGGCGTGGCCTTCCAACTGGTCGATGACGCCATCGACTACGATTCCGATGCGGCGCAGATGGGCAAGGACCAGGGCGACGACTTCCGTGAAGGCAAGATGACCCTGCCGGTGATCCTCGCCTATGCGCGGGGCAGCGAGGAAGAGCGCAGCTTCTGGAAGGCTGCGATCATGGGGCATCGCTCGTCGGACCAGGACCTGGCACATGCCATCGCCCTGATCGGGCGGCACAATGCGGTCGAGGATACGCGGGCCCGTGCGCGCCATTTCGCGCAGCGGGCGATCGATGCGATATCGATCTTCCCGGACGGCAAGGCGCGTCAGGCCATGGCCGAAGCCGCCATGTTCGCGGTCGCGCGGGGCTACTGA
- a CDS encoding amidohydrolase family protein, with protein MRLFRTVLMALAALWAAPLLAQGMERVPDRPGGEGEGPYATLLIKGANLIDGTGAPPEGPVDILVQGNTIARIARGGSNMTADRVIDASGMWVLPGFVDVHGHNGDPDKAPQPSYGFKLWLAHGVTTVRGVGFGWGSNDPSIDLKRRSEANTITAPRLFAYAVPGDVWPNGNVTTPEQGRAWARWAKANGYDGIKFFNSEDAATLAAILDEAEKIGLGSVAHLGQRGSGQINARKAIELGLDGVTHFYGHFESLLDGRQVPDYPPDYNYLDEQSRFATVARLEAQAVEPGSTKWNEYVDFLVKSGVTLNPTFNIYSASRDVMRARTLEWHDRYTLPSLMAFYEPSLTNHGSYYHDWSSEDEAAWKRFYAKWFALMRDFKDKGGVITAGSDPGYIYQTWGFAYIAELEMLREAGLTPMEVIQAATLNGAREIYRSKGTEPPFGSIREGKLADMVIVPGNPLENLKVLYGTGHKRLDRESNTIEVVGGVRWTIKDGIVYDAPKLLEDVARMVEEQKAAKAEQP; from the coding sequence ATGCGTTTGTTCCGAACCGTTTTGATGGCGCTCGCTGCACTGTGGGCCGCGCCGCTGCTTGCGCAAGGAATGGAACGGGTGCCGGATCGCCCCGGCGGCGAAGGCGAAGGGCCGTACGCGACGCTGCTGATCAAGGGCGCGAACCTGATCGACGGTACGGGCGCGCCACCGGAGGGGCCGGTCGACATCCTCGTCCAGGGTAATACCATCGCCCGCATTGCCCGCGGCGGGAGCAATATGACGGCGGATCGGGTCATAGACGCCAGCGGAATGTGGGTGCTGCCCGGCTTCGTCGACGTACATGGCCACAATGGCGATCCGGACAAGGCCCCGCAGCCTTCCTACGGCTTCAAGCTGTGGCTGGCCCATGGGGTGACGACCGTCCGCGGTGTCGGCTTCGGCTGGGGCTCGAACGATCCCTCGATCGACCTCAAGCGCCGTAGCGAGGCCAACACCATCACCGCCCCGCGCCTGTTCGCTTATGCCGTTCCGGGCGATGTCTGGCCCAATGGCAATGTCACGACGCCCGAACAGGGCCGCGCCTGGGCGCGCTGGGCCAAGGCCAATGGCTACGACGGGATCAAGTTCTTCAACAGCGAGGACGCGGCCACGCTCGCAGCCATCCTCGACGAAGCGGAGAAGATCGGCCTCGGCAGCGTGGCTCACCTCGGCCAGCGCGGTTCGGGACAGATCAACGCGCGCAAGGCGATCGAACTGGGCCTCGACGGCGTGACCCACTTCTACGGCCATTTCGAAAGCCTGCTCGATGGCCGACAGGTCCCCGACTACCCGCCCGACTACAACTACCTCGACGAGCAATCGCGCTTCGCCACTGTCGCGCGGCTTGAGGCTCAGGCCGTGGAGCCGGGCAGCACGAAATGGAACGAATATGTCGATTTCCTGGTGAAAAGCGGCGTGACGCTGAATCCCACGTTCAACATCTACTCTGCCAGCCGCGACGTGATGCGGGCGCGTACGCTTGAGTGGCACGACAGGTACACGCTGCCTTCGCTGATGGCCTTCTACGAGCCCAGCCTGACCAACCACGGCAGCTACTATCACGACTGGTCGAGTGAGGACGAGGCGGCGTGGAAGCGGTTCTACGCCAAGTGGTTCGCCCTGATGCGCGACTTCAAGGACAAGGGCGGCGTCATCACCGCGGGGTCCGATCCCGGCTACATCTACCAGACCTGGGGCTTCGCCTACATCGCAGAGCTGGAAATGCTGCGCGAGGCGGGTCTCACACCGATGGAAGTGATCCAGGCCGCGACCCTCAACGGCGCGCGCGAGATCTATCGCTCCAAGGGCACCGAGCCGCCGTTCGGCAGCATTCGCGAAGGCAAGCTGGCCGACATGGTGATTGTGCCTGGCAATCCGCTGGAGAACCTCAAGGTGCTCTACGGCACCGGGCACAAGCGGCTCGACCGCGAGAGCAATACGATCGAAGTGGTCGGTGGGGTGCGCTGGACGATCAAGGACGGCATCGTCTACGACGCGCCCAAGCTGCTCGAGGATGTCGCCCGCATGGTCGAGGAGCAGAAAGCGGCAAAAGCTGAGCAGCCATAA
- a CDS encoding ABC-F family ATP-binding cassette domain-containing protein translates to MAQPPILSWEGLGLQQGGRWLLGGPEREDIDLHIGPRDRLALIGRNGAGKTTLFRLIDNRIEADRGLRKVKPGLRIVVLEQDPQVTGHATLMDWALDGENAPERHEVEAIAGQLGIDMTTAAKGASGGERRRAAIARALAQDPDLLLMDEPTNHLDLSAIEWLEGWLDRYKGAFVVISHDRTFLKRLTRATLWLDRGIIRRKEVGFGGYEAWEEQVYAEEARAAEKMDAKLKLEAHWLERGVTARRKRNQGRLEALWKMRAQRAAMIDTSGTAKLKLEVEQDFKSKSVIVAEGISKAYGDRTVIKPFSLRIQRGDRIGIVGSNGAGKTTLLKMLTGELAPDTGKVDIARTLSGVMIDQQRSLMEPDRTVRQVLAEGGDWIDVRGIRKHVQGYLKEFLFDPKIVDTKVGILSGGERSRLLLAREFARKSNLLVLDEPTNDLDLETLDLLQEVIADYDGTVLIVSHDRDFLDRTVTLTLGLDGSGKVDIVAGGYEDWEAKRTKRVVKKDPPPAPPASGRGARLAELQGEASRSGVGKPKLSYKDQRDYEILPARIEELEAAIAKGEAILSDPDLYTADPQKFANISKGIENARAEKEAAEERWLELAELVEG, encoded by the coding sequence ATGGCACAGCCACCGATCTTGAGCTGGGAGGGACTCGGCCTGCAACAGGGCGGGCGCTGGCTGCTGGGCGGGCCGGAGCGCGAGGATATCGACCTCCACATCGGGCCGCGGGACCGGCTGGCGCTGATCGGCCGCAACGGCGCGGGCAAGACCACGTTGTTCCGGCTGATCGACAACCGCATCGAGGCCGACCGCGGCCTGCGCAAAGTCAAGCCGGGCCTACGAATCGTGGTGCTGGAGCAGGACCCGCAAGTCACCGGCCATGCCACGCTGATGGACTGGGCGCTCGACGGCGAGAACGCTCCCGAGCGGCACGAAGTCGAAGCCATCGCCGGTCAGCTCGGGATCGACATGACCACCGCCGCCAAGGGTGCCAGCGGGGGCGAGCGCCGCCGCGCCGCCATCGCCCGGGCGCTGGCGCAGGACCCTGACCTGTTGCTGATGGACGAGCCGACCAACCATCTGGACCTCAGCGCCATCGAATGGCTCGAAGGCTGGCTCGATCGCTATAAGGGGGCATTCGTGGTCATCAGCCACGACCGCACCTTCCTCAAGCGGCTGACGCGGGCGACGCTGTGGCTCGACCGCGGCATTATCCGGCGCAAGGAGGTCGGCTTCGGCGGCTATGAGGCCTGGGAAGAGCAGGTCTATGCCGAGGAAGCCCGCGCGGCCGAAAAGATGGACGCCAAGCTGAAGCTGGAAGCCCACTGGCTCGAACGCGGCGTGACCGCCCGGCGCAAGCGCAACCAGGGGCGGCTCGAAGCGCTGTGGAAGATGCGGGCGCAGCGCGCGGCGATGATCGACACTTCGGGCACCGCCAAGCTCAAGCTGGAGGTCGAGCAGGACTTCAAGTCGAAGTCGGTCATCGTCGCCGAGGGCATCTCCAAGGCCTACGGCGACCGTACCGTGATCAAGCCGTTCAGCCTGCGTATCCAGCGGGGTGACCGGATCGGCATCGTCGGTTCCAACGGTGCGGGCAAGACCACGCTGCTCAAGATGCTGACTGGCGAACTCGCTCCCGATACCGGCAAGGTCGATATCGCCAGGACACTCAGCGGAGTGATGATCGACCAGCAGCGTAGCCTGATGGAGCCTGACCGCACCGTCCGCCAGGTGCTGGCCGAAGGCGGCGACTGGATCGATGTGCGCGGCATTCGCAAGCATGTGCAGGGCTATCTCAAAGAGTTCCTGTTCGATCCCAAGATCGTCGACACCAAGGTCGGGATCCTGTCGGGCGGCGAGCGCAGCCGCCTGCTGCTGGCGCGCGAATTTGCCCGCAAATCCAACCTGCTGGTGCTGGACGAGCCGACCAACGATCTTGACCTCGAAACGCTCGACCTGCTGCAGGAGGTGATCGCCGACTATGATGGCACGGTGTTGATCGTCAGCCACGACCGCGACTTCCTCGACCGGACAGTGACGCTGACGCTTGGCCTCGACGGCAGCGGCAAGGTCGACATAGTGGCGGGCGGCTACGAGGACTGGGAAGCCAAGCGCACCAAGCGCGTCGTCAAAAAGGACCCACCCCCAGCCCCTCCCGCAAGCGGGAGGGGAGCGAGACTTGCCGAGCTGCAAGGCGAGGCTAGTCGTAGCGGGGTGGGCAAGCCCAAACTCTCCTACAAAGACCAGCGCGACTACGAGATCCTGCCGGCGAGGATCGAGGAACTGGAAGCCGCCATCGCCAAAGGCGAAGCGATCCTGTCCGATCCCGATCTCTACACCGCCGATCCGCAGAAGTTCGCCAATATCTCCAAGGGCATAGAGAACGCCCGCGCCGAAAAGGAAGCGGCCGAGGAGCGTTGGCTCGAACTTGCCGAACTGGTCGAAGGGTGA
- a CDS encoding aldo/keto reductase, producing MQHKRLGRSAIVVSDICMGTMTFGSQTDEAEAFRVLDACFDAGIDFYDTAEGYPVPPDAKWVGRTEDIVGRWLKTKPRDAIILATKVSGPSHVWFRSPKRSGMTALDRRNIRTAIEESLTRLQTDYIDLYQTHWPDHDTPYEETMEVLDELVREGKIRISGCSNETSWGLMKSLAASERLGVARYQTIQNNFSMNNRRFEDELAQVCRKEGVSLIPYSPIAGGVLSGKYQGGARPEGARFSRYLGMEGRQAAMGQRFVNERSLASTERFMAIAAEAGLDPVTMAVAWSKQHDFVASTIVGVSSFDQLAPILAAADLELGPDTMKAIHKVTKEIPYPMG from the coding sequence GTGCAGCACAAGCGTCTGGGTCGGTCGGCCATCGTCGTGTCCGATATCTGCATGGGGACTATGACCTTCGGCAGTCAGACCGACGAAGCCGAGGCCTTCCGCGTCCTTGACGCCTGCTTCGATGCCGGGATCGATTTCTACGACACCGCGGAGGGCTATCCCGTGCCGCCTGACGCGAAATGGGTTGGCCGGACCGAAGACATTGTCGGACGCTGGCTCAAGACCAAGCCGCGCGATGCCATCATCCTTGCGACCAAGGTCAGCGGACCCAGCCATGTCTGGTTCCGCAGCCCCAAGCGTTCGGGCATGACCGCGCTCGACCGACGCAACATCCGCACCGCGATCGAGGAAAGCCTCACGCGGCTGCAGACCGATTATATCGACCTCTACCAGACCCACTGGCCCGACCACGACACCCCCTATGAAGAGACGATGGAAGTGCTCGACGAGCTGGTGCGCGAGGGCAAGATCCGCATCTCCGGCTGCTCGAACGAGACCAGCTGGGGCCTGATGAAGTCCCTCGCCGCGTCGGAGCGGCTGGGCGTCGCGCGCTACCAGACGATCCAGAACAATTTCAGCATGAACAACCGCCGGTTCGAGGACGAGCTGGCGCAGGTCTGCCGCAAGGAAGGGGTCAGCCTGATCCCCTATTCGCCGATTGCGGGCGGGGTGCTGTCGGGCAAATACCAGGGCGGCGCGCGACCCGAGGGCGCGCGTTTCAGCCGCTATCTCGGGATGGAAGGGCGCCAGGCGGCGATGGGGCAGCGCTTCGTCAACGAACGCTCGCTGGCGTCGACCGAGCGCTTCATGGCCATCGCGGCGGAGGCCGGCCTCGATCCGGTGACCATGGCAGTTGCCTGGTCGAAACAGCACGATTTCGTCGCTTCGACCATCGTCGGAGTGTCGAGCTTCGACCAGCTTGCCCCGATCCTCGCAGCGGCCGATCTGGAGCTCGGTCCCGATACGATGAAGGCGATCCACAAGGTCACCAAGGAAATCCCTTACCCGATGGGGTGA
- a CDS encoding response regulator transcription factor, which yields MRILIVEDEPTLGQQLKNTLEQNGYAVDLSTDGEDGHFMGSTEDYDAVILDLGLPEIDGLTVLGMWRKEGRTFPVLVLTARDSWSDKVAGLDAGADDYLAKPFQTEELIARLRALIRRASGNTSSELTAGDVRLDTRSGRVSLGGEPVKLTAQEYKLLSYLMHHKGKVVSRTELIEHIYDQDFDRDSNTIEVFVTRIRKKLGADVITTIRGLGYSLDDPADVPRA from the coding sequence ATGCGCATCCTGATTGTCGAGGACGAACCGACCCTCGGCCAGCAGCTCAAGAACACGCTGGAACAGAATGGCTATGCGGTCGATCTGTCGACCGATGGCGAAGACGGCCATTTCATGGGCTCGACCGAGGACTATGACGCGGTAATTCTCGATCTCGGCCTGCCGGAGATCGATGGCCTGACCGTCTTGGGCATGTGGCGCAAGGAAGGCCGGACTTTCCCGGTGCTGGTCCTGACCGCGCGCGACAGCTGGAGCGACAAGGTCGCCGGTCTCGACGCTGGTGCGGATGACTACCTTGCCAAGCCGTTCCAGACCGAAGAGCTGATCGCCCGCCTGCGCGCCCTCATCCGTCGCGCCTCGGGCAATACCTCCAGCGAGCTGACCGCCGGCGATGTCCGGCTGGACACCCGTTCGGGCCGCGTTTCGCTGGGCGGCGAGCCGGTCAAGCTGACGGCACAGGAATACAAGCTGCTGAGCTATCTCATGCACCACAAGGGCAAGGTGGTCAGCCGGACCGAACTGATCGAGCATATCTACGATCAGGATTTCGACCGCGATTCGAACACGATCGAGGTCTTTGTAACGCGCATCCGCAAGAAGCTGGGTGCCGATGTGATAACGACGATCCGTGGCCTCGGTTACAGCCTCGACGACCCCGCCGACGTCCCCCGCGCCTGA
- a CDS encoding SIMPL domain-containing protein translates to MTIRTLAPAVLALGAATLPLAPAQAAQVNIAATNPVIELGVYEQVKVEPDVATISAGVETTAPTASEALRQNSAEMQRVVDLVKKLGIEPRDIQTARISLNPQYDYDGQSGRAVFRGYQASNQISINLRDIKRTGEVLDALVSAGATNVYGPNFSISDDTAAKAEARKRAMARGLAQAKEYARAAGYADVRLLQVSENIMVEAAPMDRGTAYKAVAEAAADVAPIEPGMVETGVSIQLTYEMVR, encoded by the coding sequence ATGACCATTCGCACTCTTGCTCCCGCAGTTCTGGCCCTTGGTGCCGCTACCTTGCCGCTGGCCCCTGCGCAGGCGGCGCAGGTCAACATCGCTGCGACAAATCCCGTGATCGAGCTTGGCGTCTACGAGCAGGTCAAGGTCGAGCCCGACGTCGCGACGATCTCGGCCGGGGTAGAAACCACCGCGCCGACAGCTTCGGAGGCGCTGCGCCAGAACTCGGCCGAGATGCAGCGCGTTGTCGATCTGGTGAAGAAACTGGGCATCGAGCCGCGCGACATCCAGACCGCACGGATCAGCCTCAACCCGCAGTACGACTACGACGGACAAAGCGGTCGGGCGGTGTTCCGCGGCTACCAGGCCAGCAACCAGATCAGCATCAATCTGCGCGACATCAAGCGGACCGGCGAAGTGCTCGATGCACTGGTTTCGGCCGGAGCGACCAATGTCTACGGGCCGAACTTCTCGATCTCCGACGATACTGCGGCCAAGGCCGAAGCCCGCAAGCGCGCGATGGCCCGCGGTCTCGCACAGGCGAAGGAGTACGCCCGGGCGGCGGGCTATGCCGATGTCCGCCTGCTACAGGTGAGCGAGAACATCATGGTCGAGGCCGCGCCGATGGATCGCGGGACGGCCTACAAGGCCGTTGCCGAGGCGGCCGCCGATGTTGCTCCGATCGAGCCGGGTATGGTCGAAACCGGGGTGAGCATCCAGCTGACCTACGAGATGGTGCGCTAG